One Bacillus sp. 1780r2a1 DNA segment encodes these proteins:
- a CDS encoding helix-turn-helix transcriptional regulator, translating to MAIIINIDVMLAKRKMSVTELSEKVGITMANLSILKNGKAKAVRFSTLEAICKALDCQPGDILEYQNDEDMLDT from the coding sequence ATGGCTATTATTATTAATATCGATGTGATGTTAGCCAAGCGGAAAATGAGCGTAACTGAACTGTCAGAGAAGGTAGGAATTACAATGGCAAACCTTTCTATTTTAAAGAATGGTAAAGCCAAAGCGGTACGTTTCTCAACGTTAGAAGCTATATGTAAAGCTTTAGACTGTCAGCCAGGTGATATCCTAGAGTATCAAAATGATGAGGATATGTTAGACACATAG
- a CDS encoding WGR domain-containing protein yields the protein MIKMLKEVNGELLYWEVWEDEKTLLIHYGRVGDAGETQEKKLSRLHNAEKLMEGLAEAKVDEGYDYIDEDELIELVVQYSYEDGEMEEVLDKRHHVEDLMNECLGWTGNGFCDGGDIGSGTANIVNYVIDPEKATQTIIQDLEKNNVLEGAKIAYLDDDSDEYVALYPKGAEFELI from the coding sequence GTGATCAAAATGCTGAAAGAAGTAAACGGTGAGCTCCTTTATTGGGAAGTCTGGGAAGATGAGAAAACGTTATTGATTCACTATGGACGAGTTGGAGATGCAGGCGAGACTCAAGAAAAGAAACTATCGCGACTTCACAATGCAGAAAAGTTAATGGAAGGCCTAGCAGAAGCAAAAGTTGATGAAGGCTATGATTACATAGATGAAGATGAGCTTATCGAGCTGGTTGTACAGTATAGCTATGAAGATGGGGAAATGGAAGAAGTACTTGATAAGAGACATCACGTTGAGGATTTAATGAATGAATGCTTAGGGTGGACAGGTAATGGCTTCTGCGATGGTGGAGACATTGGAAGTGGCACAGCGAATATTGTAAACTATGTGATTGACCCCGAGAAAGCCACTCAAACTATTATCCAAGATCTTGAAAAGAACAACGTGCTTGAAGGCGCAAAGATTGCCTATTTAGATGATGACAGCGATGAATACGTAGCGCTTTATCCAAAAGGAGCAGAGTTTGAATTAATTTAA
- a CDS encoding Y-family DNA polymerase, whose protein sequence is MDYGQLPNRVIICIDMKAFFASVSCVIRGLNPLKVKLAVVGDTKRPGSVVLAATPLLKKEGIKTGSRLFDIPKRKDVYVVNPSMKRYIKASNYISSLVLQYVAPEDFHAYSIDELFIDVTASLHLFAKTPEELAHRIRDEIYQKTRLTATAGIGPNLLLAKISLDHEAKNSSSGVAHWRYEDVPIKLWSIHPLKNFWGISSATEKRLHRLGITTIKELALSSKEMLKKEFGVMGEELYQHANGIDFSRISDVYVPSSRSFGKSQILFQDYTSRKEVELLLLELLDDVCFRLRMHQVVAQTVHLSIGYSKQKGGFSKQKKMMRASNLTQDIFPYCLTILHTFDSGMPIRSIGISLSKTSIQREEQMSLFEDSDQRERAYALSKTVDDIRLRYGKNSILRASSHLDHSTAHYRNGLIGGHKA, encoded by the coding sequence ATGGATTATGGTCAGTTACCGAACAGAGTCATTATTTGTATTGATATGAAAGCATTTTTTGCATCGGTTTCTTGCGTTATTAGGGGATTGAATCCATTGAAAGTAAAACTTGCTGTTGTGGGAGACACGAAGCGGCCTGGCTCAGTTGTTTTAGCAGCCACGCCCTTGTTAAAGAAAGAAGGAATCAAAACCGGCAGTCGGCTGTTTGACATTCCTAAAAGAAAAGACGTTTATGTGGTGAACCCATCTATGAAGCGCTATATCAAGGCTTCTAACTATATTTCAAGCTTGGTACTACAGTATGTAGCGCCTGAAGATTTTCATGCATACAGCATTGATGAATTGTTTATTGATGTGACAGCTTCTCTACATTTATTTGCCAAAACTCCTGAAGAATTAGCCCATCGAATACGTGATGAAATCTACCAAAAGACGAGGCTAACAGCCACTGCAGGAATAGGCCCCAACCTCTTATTAGCTAAAATCAGTTTGGACCATGAAGCGAAGAACAGCTCATCGGGCGTTGCTCATTGGCGCTATGAGGACGTTCCTATTAAACTATGGTCAATTCATCCATTGAAAAACTTCTGGGGGATTTCATCGGCTACGGAAAAACGATTACACCGTTTAGGCATTACGACTATAAAAGAGCTTGCGCTTTCTTCCAAAGAGATGTTGAAAAAAGAGTTTGGTGTTATGGGAGAAGAGCTTTACCAACATGCTAACGGAATTGATTTTAGCCGTATTTCTGACGTGTATGTTCCAAGCTCTCGTTCTTTTGGAAAGAGTCAAATTTTATTTCAAGACTATACGAGTCGAAAAGAAGTGGAACTTTTGCTATTGGAGCTGTTAGATGACGTCTGTTTTCGATTGCGTATGCACCAAGTGGTGGCTCAAACTGTTCATTTATCCATTGGCTACAGTAAGCAAAAAGGAGGATTTTCCAAGCAAAAGAAAATGATGCGGGCGTCAAACTTGACCCAAGATATCTTTCCATATTGTTTAACAATCTTACATACATTTGATAGTGGAATGCCTATTCGATCGATTGGTATTTCGCTATCAAAAACAAGCATTCAAAGAGAAGAGCAAATGAGCTTATTTGAAGATAGTGATCAGCGTGAAAGAGCCTATGCGCTTTCCAAAACGGTTGATGATATTCGACTACGCTACGGAAAGAACAGTATTCTACGAGCTTCAAGCCATCTCGATCACTCAACAGCTCACTATCGAAATGGCCTCATTGGGGGGCATAAAGCATGA
- a CDS encoding DoxX-like family protein, whose translation MAKSKPIYVEIVIDCEMEKLWEYTQKPELHQQWDLRFSNIEYLPKEKEEAPQQFLYQTNIGFGISIKGTGESVKTIEKDDERISSLKFWADHPISLIKEGSGYWKYIKTDRGIQFLTQYDYKTRFSFLGRVLDVLFKPLMGWATAWSFDCLRLWIEKEIPPRISIMKTLFQIILSGILAFIWIYQGLVPKVLYQEAGELALLKGTGLLQGKEELFLYGLGAGQITFGLLFLIFSRSKWLHLINIVALISLGVGAVMSGGSIFAAPFNPATLTLAMIGYSAMALLNLRDLPSASSCKRKRTTKRGKQ comes from the coding sequence ATGGCGAAATCAAAGCCAATTTATGTGGAAATAGTAATTGATTGTGAAATGGAGAAGCTTTGGGAATATACGCAAAAACCTGAGCTACACCAGCAGTGGGATTTGCGATTTTCAAATATTGAATATTTACCGAAAGAAAAAGAAGAAGCGCCTCAGCAGTTTCTGTACCAAACGAATATTGGGTTTGGAATTAGCATAAAAGGAACGGGAGAGAGCGTAAAAACGATTGAAAAAGATGACGAGCGCATTTCCTCACTAAAATTTTGGGCAGACCACCCAATTTCGCTAATTAAAGAAGGTAGTGGCTACTGGAAGTATATAAAAACTGATCGAGGCATCCAGTTTTTAACTCAGTATGACTATAAGACTCGCTTTAGTTTTTTGGGCAGAGTGCTAGATGTCCTTTTTAAACCGCTGATGGGTTGGGCGACAGCTTGGAGTTTTGACTGTCTACGGTTATGGATTGAAAAGGAAATTCCACCGCGTATTTCGATAATGAAAACCCTGTTTCAAATCATTTTAAGTGGTATCCTTGCTTTTATCTGGATTTACCAAGGGCTTGTTCCTAAAGTTTTATATCAAGAAGCAGGCGAGCTGGCGTTATTAAAAGGAACAGGTTTACTTCAAGGAAAAGAAGAACTTTTTTTATACGGACTAGGAGCTGGACAAATTACCTTCGGCTTGCTTTTTTTAATATTTAGCCGAAGCAAATGGCTTCATTTGATAAATATTGTCGCGTTAATTAGCTTAGGTGTTGGCGCAGTAATGAGTGGAGGTAGTATCTTTGCAGCACCTTTCAATCCAGCCACCTTAACGCTTGCAATGATTGGCTACTCAGCAATGGCGCTTTTGAACTTACGCGATTTACCAAGCGCGTCAAGTTGCAAAAGAAAACGAACGACAAAAAGGGGAAAACAATGA
- a CDS encoding YolD-like family protein, translating to MQNRGMKKWRPFATMPQQYIGIQNIINKQLEVSQPVLAEDQIEHMNFTLIEALHANRKVYLTYYKQGHYITETGFIQFVDSLRALFVFIDDALGAKRKMRLSELIDVRFV from the coding sequence ATGCAAAATAGAGGAATGAAAAAATGGCGACCATTTGCAACGATGCCACAGCAGTATATAGGTATACAAAACATAATTAATAAACAATTAGAAGTTTCACAGCCAGTGTTAGCCGAAGATCAAATAGAGCACATGAACTTTACTTTAATTGAAGCATTACATGCAAATCGAAAAGTTTATCTTACATACTACAAGCAAGGGCATTATATAACGGAAACAGGATTCATTCAGTTTGTCGATTCATTGAGGGCCCTTTTTGTTTTTATTGACGATGCATTAGGAGCCAAACGTAAAATGAGATTAAGTGAGCTGATTGATGTACGGTTTGTGTGA
- a CDS encoding YndJ family protein yields the protein MRKFTSIQALIGFIMWLSFFLALEVNQIERLLLFAMLVIVPLILNVIETRNRNGDTFKTYIFSVYLYPIAALLACLSFFFSTGITAGLLSLGWLIWTAMVFLYGASRLLARGLYLIEEVSIDIGLMYLLLGGAWFSTFQFGIDVVSFGPTITLLTAIHFHFSALITPIFIGFVGRLLRQRGEKLPVMYHIAAIGIMVSSMGIAVGITFSRLVEFVFVVVFVICLWLYAYFTVVRIRTLTKSTIAYVFLVLSSGTLLLTMLLAGYYGLSRVLHVELISIPNMVSLHGIGNAFGFVFLGVIGWSFIRPSMVFNPYAMPTSNLFGRWKIGADFFQQYESKDRKHNHYEGLVDNLGEFQQRGFNAQSVHPTVRHFYEQTLEYELHSKTYWHKGFGFLSRIYKQFSSSIEQINLPLNHETEELVVDSRIVGISSKQDGRQKVRAWIRTSRETNKAVFVAAYSSHEYQEKKYLNIALPLPSGQMTGVLRFENPQDKQRERGFILTSLKQSADKGDEGIYYVTKWFTIRLPINEHFTVWPETGLHQIKASHKMWIFGIPFLSIDYTIKKREGLA from the coding sequence ATGAGAAAGTTCACATCCATACAAGCACTTATCGGATTTATTATGTGGCTAAGTTTCTTTCTAGCTCTTGAAGTTAATCAAATTGAGCGGCTTTTACTATTTGCCATGCTCGTCATTGTACCGCTTATCTTAAACGTTATTGAAACAAGAAATCGCAACGGCGATACGTTTAAAACGTACATATTCAGCGTATATCTATATCCAATAGCCGCCCTGTTAGCTTGTTTGTCATTCTTTTTTTCCACAGGAATAACAGCAGGGTTATTATCGCTTGGTTGGTTAATATGGACAGCAATGGTGTTTTTATATGGTGCATCAAGGCTTTTGGCAAGAGGCCTTTATTTAATTGAAGAAGTAAGTATTGATATTGGGTTAATGTATCTCCTGCTTGGAGGAGCTTGGTTTTCAACGTTTCAATTTGGCATCGACGTGGTGTCATTTGGACCAACAATTACGCTATTGACCGCTATCCACTTTCACTTTTCGGCTCTGATTACGCCAATCTTTATAGGTTTTGTTGGAAGGTTACTGAGGCAACGAGGTGAGAAACTACCAGTTATGTATCACATAGCAGCAATTGGTATTATGGTAAGCTCGATGGGTATTGCGGTTGGCATTACGTTTTCTCGATTGGTTGAATTCGTGTTTGTTGTAGTGTTTGTCATTTGTCTGTGGCTATATGCCTATTTTACAGTAGTAAGGATACGAACCTTAACCAAAAGCACAATTGCGTATGTTTTTCTTGTCTTATCATCGGGGACACTTTTGTTGACCATGCTACTGGCAGGGTATTATGGCTTATCACGCGTACTACACGTCGAGCTCATTTCAATTCCAAATATGGTGTCGCTTCATGGGATTGGGAATGCATTTGGATTTGTCTTTCTAGGGGTCATCGGCTGGTCTTTTATTCGTCCAAGTATGGTATTCAACCCATACGCAATGCCTACTAGCAATCTTTTTGGAAGGTGGAAAATTGGCGCTGATTTCTTTCAGCAGTACGAATCAAAAGATAGAAAGCATAACCACTATGAAGGGCTAGTAGATAACTTAGGTGAATTTCAGCAAAGAGGTTTCAATGCTCAGTCTGTTCATCCTACTGTTCGACATTTTTATGAACAAACTCTTGAATATGAGCTTCATTCTAAAACATATTGGCATAAAGGATTTGGTTTTCTATCCAGAATCTATAAGCAATTTAGCTCAAGTATTGAGCAAATTAACCTACCGCTTAATCATGAAACGGAAGAGCTAGTTGTGGATAGCAGAATTGTTGGAATTAGCAGTAAGCAAGATGGAAGGCAGAAAGTTCGAGCTTGGATTCGAACATCAAGAGAAACGAATAAAGCTGTTTTTGTCGCTGCGTATTCATCCCATGAATATCAGGAGAAAAAGTACTTAAATATTGCGCTTCCTCTACCGTCTGGCCAAATGACCGGCGTGCTGCGCTTTGAAAATCCACAGGATAAGCAGAGAGAAAGAGGCTTTATTTTAACTAGTCTAAAACAGTCAGCTGATAAAGGTGATGAAGGGATTTACTACGTAACAAAGTGGTTTACAATTCGCTTACCAATAAATGAGCATTTTACAGTATGGCCAGAGACAGGCTTACATCAAATCAAAGCTAGTCATAAAATGTGGATTTTTGGAATTCCGTTTCTTTCAATTGATTACACCATAAAAAAGCGTGAAGGTCTAGCATAA
- a CDS encoding DUF4166 domain-containing protein has product MISIYERALGEAYSRLHPELQKKFGLTSEARTSIICTGVMEEIWGGKVYMKPFLHLGAQKNITFSERGRNIPFTLENYAYRNAQGQECMAWIRKFQFDPVRNFDATMIYSSKKKGIVDYLGIDQDFVTDIDISVLENGGIRLLSGPLTFSKKGLNLKIPAVFSGTAEAIEWYDEENECFHIHVAVTNGSFGTVFGYKGTFTIEYVTCEDPPAYAKPRREAVVTAV; this is encoded by the coding sequence ATGATTTCAATTTATGAACGAGCACTTGGAGAAGCTTACAGTCGGCTTCACCCAGAACTTCAGAAGAAATTTGGCTTAACGAGCGAGGCTAGAACATCTATTATCTGTACTGGAGTGATGGAAGAAATATGGGGCGGAAAAGTTTATATGAAACCTTTTCTTCATCTAGGTGCACAGAAGAACATTACATTTTCAGAAAGAGGGAGAAATATCCCATTTACGTTAGAGAATTACGCGTATCGAAACGCACAAGGTCAGGAGTGCATGGCTTGGATTCGGAAATTTCAATTTGACCCAGTACGCAATTTTGATGCCACAATGATCTATAGTTCGAAGAAGAAAGGAATTGTAGATTATCTAGGTATCGACCAAGACTTTGTCACGGATATTGATATTTCCGTGTTGGAAAACGGCGGGATTCGTTTACTTTCAGGACCGCTTACGTTTTCGAAAAAAGGTTTAAATCTAAAGATACCGGCCGTTTTTTCAGGTACAGCGGAAGCAATTGAGTGGTATGACGAAGAAAACGAGTGCTTTCACATTCATGTGGCAGTAACGAACGGAAGCTTTGGCACAGTATTTGGCTATAAAGGAACGTTCACGATTGAGTACGTGACTTGTGAAGATCCTCCCGCCTACGCAAAACCAAGGCGTGAAGCAGTAGTAACAGCGGTTTAG
- a CDS encoding hemolysin family protein, whose protein sequence is MNSIWVSIVIVLILIVANGLFAMTEIAIVTSKKNRLEKLKEQGDRRAAYALKLAEDPNQLLSTIQIGITLIGVITGAFGGATIARQLSGYVDQIDALAAFSYQLSFIIVVGLSTYLSLIIGELVPKRIGLNNPEKTASIVAKPMYYFSKIGKPLIFILSKSTEFVLKVLRVKPNDEPDVTEEEITQLIEQGVYSGVVESIEQDLVEQIFYLGDKRLGDILTPRPQLVWLDLEDPLEENIRIMKENSYSRFPVGEGTLDDFKGIVHAKDMFAKLVSDEHFDLTECIRQTIILPESMKAFQAMEMLKKSAHHEAIVIDEYGGVEGLVTLHDVFEHIIGEMPEEHETELQIVQRNENSWLADGLIPIDTFVRYFDLEGVENLTSNKNFHTLGGFITSQKGEIPKVKDEVRVGDLLLEVVDMDQFRVDKVMVSRVEESSLGEM, encoded by the coding sequence TTGAATAGTATTTGGGTTTCGATTGTTATTGTTTTAATCCTTATTGTCGCAAATGGACTCTTTGCGATGACCGAAATTGCAATTGTAACGTCTAAAAAGAATCGACTTGAAAAATTAAAAGAACAAGGTGACCGCAGAGCTGCATATGCATTAAAGCTTGCTGAGGATCCAAACCAGCTGTTATCAACCATTCAAATTGGAATTACGTTAATTGGTGTAATAACAGGGGCATTTGGAGGAGCCACAATTGCCCGGCAGCTATCAGGCTATGTAGACCAAATTGATGCTTTGGCTGCGTTTAGCTATCAGTTAAGCTTTATCATTGTGGTAGGTCTGTCTACATACTTGTCGTTAATTATTGGGGAACTGGTCCCAAAGCGAATTGGATTAAACAATCCAGAAAAAACGGCATCGATTGTGGCAAAGCCAATGTATTACTTCTCAAAAATTGGTAAACCTCTTATCTTTATCTTAAGTAAATCAACAGAGTTTGTACTAAAAGTGCTGAGAGTAAAGCCAAATGATGAGCCAGATGTAACGGAAGAAGAGATTACTCAGCTGATTGAACAAGGCGTATATAGCGGAGTTGTTGAATCCATTGAACAAGATCTTGTGGAACAAATCTTTTACTTAGGAGATAAGCGATTAGGCGATATTTTAACACCACGCCCTCAGCTCGTATGGCTTGATTTAGAAGATCCATTAGAGGAAAACATTAGGATTATGAAAGAAAATTCATATTCTAGGTTTCCTGTAGGAGAGGGAACGCTTGATGATTTTAAAGGAATTGTTCATGCGAAAGACATGTTTGCAAAGCTAGTGTCTGATGAACACTTTGACTTGACAGAATGTATACGTCAAACAATCATTCTTCCTGAATCAATGAAAGCTTTTCAAGCGATGGAAATGTTGAAAAAATCCGCACACCACGAAGCAATTGTAATCGATGAATATGGCGGGGTGGAAGGATTAGTTACTCTTCACGACGTGTTTGAACATATTATTGGTGAGATGCCAGAAGAGCACGAAACAGAGCTTCAAATCGTCCAGCGTAACGAAAATTCTTGGCTTGCAGATGGGCTGATACCAATCGACACATTTGTCAGGTACTTCGACCTTGAAGGTGTCGAAAACCTAACGAGCAATAAAAATTTTCATACTCTTGGTGGTTTTATCACCAGCCAAAAGGGAGAAATTCCTAAAGTAAAAGATGAAGTTCGCGTAGGGGATTTGTTATTGGAAGTGGTTGATATGGATCAGTTTCGTGTAGACAAGGTGATGGTTTCAAGAGTTGAAGAAAGTTCATTAGGCGAAATGTAG
- a CDS encoding MFS transporter: protein MNSAENHLQENWLKNIILFLSSQTISLFGSSLVQYAIMWHITLTTQSGFMMTLYIICGFIPTFILSPVAGVWADRYNRKVLIMLADGLIATATLVLAILFLMGFDSIWLLFVMAAVRAFGAGIQTPAVGAILPQIVPKDKLTKVNGANGSIQAIIMFISPMISAALLTTMSLEVIFFIDVVTAALAILTLLTFVKVSVHKKAVGKQEVSYFSDFKQGIRYVNNHAFLKQFFLFFAVFFVLMAPAAFLTPLQVTRSFGDDVWRLTAIEIAFSVGMMIGGGVIAAWGGFQNRIKTLGLASIIMGVCTLALGLVPIFWLYLGFMGLFGVAMPIFNTPATVLLQEKVEEEYLGRVFGVMGMISTSMMPLGMLVFGPLADFVSVEWLLVGTGIFIVVLAIFLGQNKVLIESEKNTLNA from the coding sequence ATGAATAGTGCAGAAAACCATTTACAAGAGAACTGGTTAAAGAATATTATTCTTTTTCTTAGTAGCCAGACAATTTCACTGTTTGGATCGTCCCTTGTGCAGTATGCTATCATGTGGCACATTACGTTAACCACACAGTCGGGCTTCATGATGACGTTGTATATTATCTGTGGATTTATTCCGACCTTTATTTTATCGCCCGTTGCTGGGGTTTGGGCGGATCGCTACAATCGAAAAGTCCTCATTATGCTCGCGGACGGTTTAATTGCCACTGCAACACTTGTTCTAGCAATTCTCTTTTTAATGGGATTTGATAGTATTTGGCTTCTGTTTGTGATGGCAGCAGTCCGTGCATTTGGAGCAGGGATTCAAACACCTGCTGTTGGGGCCATTTTGCCACAAATTGTGCCAAAAGATAAGCTGACCAAAGTAAACGGAGCAAATGGAAGTATCCAGGCAATCATTATGTTTATATCACCAATGATTAGCGCTGCTTTACTTACTACAATGTCGCTTGAGGTTATTTTTTTCATTGATGTAGTTACAGCAGCACTTGCTATCTTGACGCTGCTTACTTTCGTGAAAGTTTCTGTGCATAAAAAAGCTGTTGGGAAACAGGAAGTAAGCTATTTCAGTGATTTTAAACAAGGAATTCGCTACGTGAATAATCATGCTTTCTTAAAGCAATTTTTCTTATTCTTTGCGGTGTTCTTTGTACTAATGGCACCAGCTGCATTTTTAACTCCGCTTCAGGTTACGCGAAGCTTTGGTGATGATGTGTGGCGACTGACTGCAATCGAAATTGCATTTTCAGTTGGAATGATGATAGGTGGAGGGGTTATTGCAGCTTGGGGTGGCTTCCAAAATCGTATTAAAACGTTGGGCCTAGCAAGCATAATCATGGGCGTTTGTACGTTAGCCCTTGGTTTAGTTCCTATCTTTTGGCTGTATTTAGGATTTATGGGCCTTTTTGGAGTCGCTATGCCTATTTTTAATACGCCAGCTACCGTATTATTGCAAGAAAAGGTAGAAGAAGAGTATTTAGGGCGTGTATTTGGGGTGATGGGCATGATTTCTACTTCTATGATGCCGCTTGGAATGCTGGTTTTTGGACCTCTTGCAGACTTTGTTAGCGTAGAATGGCTTTTAGTTGGAACAGGTATCTTTATCGTTGTTCTTGCAATTTTCTTAGGGCAAAATAAAGTGCTAATTGAATCTGAAAAAAATACGCTCAATGCTTAA
- a CDS encoding DUF2975 domain-containing protein: protein MKQGLSTLFLKVAVILIGIPVLLLCIFLVPELAGVTEKLLPEFAYMKYFVSVAFYASAIPFYFALYQAFKLLRYIDKNKAFSELSVEALKKIKYCAVAVSMLHLFVLPFFYLFAEKDDAPGVILVGLIVPFASIVISVFAAVLQRILKEAINIKSENDLTI from the coding sequence ATGAAACAAGGATTATCAACACTATTTTTAAAGGTAGCTGTGATTTTGATTGGAATACCTGTTCTCCTCTTATGTATATTTTTAGTTCCAGAGTTGGCTGGTGTTACTGAAAAATTACTTCCTGAATTTGCGTATATGAAGTATTTCGTTTCCGTTGCGTTTTATGCTTCAGCCATACCTTTTTATTTTGCTTTATATCAAGCTTTCAAGCTTTTACGCTATATTGACAAAAATAAGGCTTTCTCTGAATTATCTGTAGAAGCATTAAAGAAAATTAAATATTGTGCCGTTGCGGTTAGTATGCTACATCTTTTTGTGTTACCATTTTTCTATCTCTTTGCGGAAAAGGACGATGCTCCGGGAGTCATTTTGGTCGGCTTAATTGTTCCATTTGCTTCCATTGTTATTTCTGTGTTCGCCGCGGTTCTTCAAAGGATTTTAAAAGAAGCAATCAATATCAAATCAGAAAACGATTTAACAATTTGA
- a CDS encoding aromatic acid/H+ symport family MFS transporter, whose protein sequence is MRVVQTSQVIAESTFNKFHLLVFLWCFYAIAFDGFDIALYGIGLPLMMEDYGLSVVEAGAIGSYTLVGMMLGSFLLGSLADVIGRKKILAICMAIFSIFSLLAGLAPNPLTFTIMRFIAALGMGGLMPAVIAVMTEYSPKKNRALTVATMYCGYSIGAILASLIGMYLMESLGWRFLYWLGIIPLLTLPLFLKQFPESLSFYILRNQGDKIANILNRVSPRGNYQSTDDFEYETVKEKAKGVPVKKLFSDKRGVSTVCFWLIVSSCLLMIYGLNTWLPKIMQGSGYGITSSLSFSLVLGIGQIGGSLLGGYFVDRIGHRKVLLYMFLLGSLCFVALSLTSQQLLLYVLIAISGACTAGTQNLVNPYVSGFYPPEIRTTGLSVTVGIGRVGSILAPVIIGFLLTTSLAPQQAFMAFAVPSIIGCIALLFVQERHGHAEERITAPAHFKVSKVSS, encoded by the coding sequence ATGCGCGTTGTTCAAACTTCTCAAGTTATTGCTGAAAGTACATTTAATAAGTTTCACTTACTCGTGTTTCTATGGTGCTTTTATGCCATTGCGTTTGACGGCTTTGATATTGCACTTTACGGAATAGGTTTACCACTTATGATGGAGGATTACGGACTAAGCGTCGTAGAAGCAGGAGCGATTGGCAGCTATACGCTTGTGGGTATGATGCTTGGTTCTTTCCTACTCGGCTCTCTGGCAGACGTAATTGGTCGAAAAAAGATTTTAGCGATTTGCATGGCTATATTCAGCATTTTTTCTCTTTTAGCAGGGCTTGCACCAAACCCACTTACCTTTACCATTATGAGGTTCATCGCAGCGCTAGGAATGGGTGGCCTAATGCCAGCTGTCATTGCAGTTATGACTGAATACTCACCTAAAAAAAATCGTGCTCTCACCGTTGCTACCATGTACTGCGGCTACTCAATTGGAGCAATACTAGCTTCACTTATTGGGATGTACTTAATGGAAAGCTTAGGATGGCGTTTTTTATATTGGCTAGGGATTATCCCGCTGCTCACCCTACCACTATTTTTGAAGCAGTTTCCAGAATCGCTATCATTTTACATTCTGCGAAACCAGGGTGATAAAATTGCGAACATTCTTAATAGAGTTAGCCCTAGAGGAAATTATCAATCTACCGATGATTTTGAATATGAAACCGTGAAAGAAAAAGCAAAAGGAGTTCCTGTTAAAAAGCTTTTTTCTGACAAACGAGGTGTTAGCACAGTATGTTTTTGGCTTATTGTCTCGAGCTGCCTCCTTATGATTTACGGCCTAAACACATGGCTACCTAAAATTATGCAAGGCTCCGGTTATGGTATTACATCAAGCTTGTCCTTCAGCCTTGTTTTAGGAATAGGTCAAATCGGAGGTTCTTTATTAGGCGGGTATTTCGTTGATCGCATCGGTCACCGAAAAGTTCTTTTATACATGTTTTTACTCGGTTCACTTTGTTTTGTTGCGCTAAGCCTCACATCTCAGCAGCTTTTATTATACGTGTTAATTGCGATTAGCGGTGCGTGTACAGCTGGAACTCAAAACTTAGTAAATCCTTATGTTTCAGGGTTCTACCCACCGGAAATTCGCACAACCGGGTTAAGTGTAACAGTAGGCATTGGGCGAGTAGGTTCTATTTTAGCTCCTGTAATTATCGGCTTCTTATTAACAACCAGCTTAGCTCCTCAGCAAGCATTTATGGCTTTTGCCGTTCCTAGTATCATCGGATGTATCGCTCTTTTATTTGTTCAAGAGCGCCATGGACATGCAGAAGAGAGAATAACCGCACCTGCGCATTTTAAAGTATCAAAGGTTTCAAGCTGA